TGCTACGTTTCCTCCGTAAAAAAGGTTTTTGTTAATTGAAAAAATTTTAATTTAAAAAATTTTCAATTATTTTTGATGTTAGGATTTTCCTCTGAATTGGTATGTTCCAGCAAAGGGAAAGTGAGCACATCGCCGGAGTAGTCTTCATCAGATAATACAAACTCTCGGTCGCCCCGTATAGTGGAAATGAAGGTAACGAATAACGTTTCCATTGCACGCCTCACTCCCCGTCCGTGCCCGCGCACGGCTTTATTAATAAGTAACAGATAACCTGCCATCATGCCAGAGGAATTCACTGTCACCCCATGGGAGGTCAAGGGGGACATCGACTACGACCTGCTGATGCAGAAGTTCGGAACCAGTCCGATAGACGATGCCCTCATGGACAGGCTGTCCACGTACGGCGACCTCCACCCGATGCTCAAGCGCGGTATATTCTACACCCACCGCGACATGCTCTGGCTGCTGAACGAGTACGACAAGGGGAACAGGTTTACGATCTACACCGGGAGGGGACCCTCAGGGAACACCCATCTCGGACACCTGATGCCGTGGATGTTCAACAAGTGGATGCAGGACACGTTCGGCGTGAACATGATCTTCCAGATGACCAACGACGAGAAGTTCCTGTTCAAGGACATGGAGCTGAAGGAGACCACCGACATGGCCTACCAGAACGCCCTGGACTTCATAGCGCTGGGATTCGATCCCAAGAAGACGAGGATCATCGTCAACACGAAGAACATCGACAAGCTGTACCCGATCGCCCTGAGTGTGGCGAAGAAGGTCACCTTCTCCACCGCCAAGGCGGTGTTCGGATTCGACAACTCCACGAACATCGGATCGATATTCTTCACCGCCATGCAGTCGGCCCCGGCGTTCCTGCCCTCGGTCGATGCAGGTAAACAGGTGCCCGTGGTCATTCCCTGTGGTATCGACCAGGATCCCCACTTCAGGGTCTGCAGGGACGTCGCTCCGGGGTTGGGATTCCCCAAGCCCTCGCTGATCTGCTGCAAGATGATGCCTGGCCTTTCCGGCGGGGACAAGATGTCATCCTCGGACGAGAACGCCACCATATACACCACCGATACCCCCAAGCAGGTCAAGAAGAAGGTCGGCAGGGCTTTCACCGGCGGATGCGTCAGCGTGGAGGAGCAGAGGGAGAAGGGCGGAAACCCCGAGGTCTGCGCCGTATTCAAGTACAACTACTACATGTTCGAGCACGACGATGCCGAACTGAACGAGATGGCACGCAAGTGCCGCAGCGGAGAGGTGCTCTGCGGGGAATGCAAGATGTGCCTCACCGAGAAGATCAATGTCTTCCTCGAGCAGCATCAGGACAAGAGGGAGAAGGCAAAGGACGTCATCGCGGAGATGGCGTACGACGGATTCGAATGGTGATCCCATGGTAAGCGCTGAGATTCTGGAAGGATTGAGCTACAACGAGAAGAGACTGCTGCTGGCGCTGGGCGCCAGGGGAGGCTCCGCCTCTCCTGCGGAGCTCATAGCGGATAAGCAGTTCGGTCTGGAGGTCGAGGTCATGGGAGCCGCCTCCTGGCTGGAGTCCAAGGAGCTGGCTAGGATCACCGAGAGGGTGGAGAAGTTCATCGTCCTGACGGATGAATCCATAGTCTCCACCGGGCTTCCCGAGAGGACCGCGGTAGTGAAGATCAACGAAGCGGGCGGAAGGATGGACATGGACGCCCTCGCGGAGCAGATGCCCGGAGGAATGGACAAGGTCGCCGTCGGATGGCTTAAGAGGAAGGCATTGGCGGACATCGTCGCCGAGGGCGACAGGAAGTTCCTGGTGCTCACCGACAAGGGGAAGGCTGTGCTCAATGAGGAGATGCCCGAGGAGGCGTTCCTCAAGAGGCTGGCCGAGAACCCCGTGCCCGAAGCGGAGGCTGACAAGAACATCGTCAAGGACCTCAAGGGCAGGAAGGGAATGATCGGCGAGAAGGTCGTTACCGAGAGGAGCATCGCACTCACCGACCTCGGAAAGGAGGTCGCCAACTCAGGATTGGAGCTGAAGGAGGAGGTCACCGAGGTGACCGACCGTCTCATCCAGTCGGGAGAATGGAAGAACGCCGAGTTCAGGAAATACGACATACAGACGTTCGCTCCCGCTATCGTCCCTGCGAAGAAGCACCCGCTGTCCAGGCTCGGTGCGGAGATCCGCAGGATGTTCACCGACATGGGATTCACAGAGATGTCATCTGAGTACGTCCAGCCATCGTTCTGGAATCTCGATGTCCTCTTCACGCCGCAGGACCATCCCGCGAGGGACCTGCAGGATACATTCTATCTGGAGAGGCCGAAGGCCATCCACATCGACGACGAGGAGCTCGTCGCCAAGATCAAGGCGATCCACGAGAACGGCGGGGACACCGGTTCCACTGGATGGGGAGGCAAATGGTCCAGGGAGATGGCGGAGTCCGCGCTCCTCAGGACGCACAGCACCTGCTCGTCCATCAGGTACATCGCGGCCCATCCGGATGCACCGCAGAAGGCGTTCTCGATATCCAGGATATTCAGGAACGAATCCATCGATTCCACCCATCTTCCGGAGTTCACCCAGATCGAGGGAATCGTCATCGACGAGAAGGCGGACTTCAACATGCTGATCTCGATGATCAAGGAGTTCTACAGCAAGATGGGATTCGACCAGATCCGCATCCGTCCGGCGTACTTCCCGTACACCGAGCCGTCGCTGGAGATAGAGGTCTTCTTCAACGGAAAGTGGATGGAGCTCGGAGGAGCGGGCATGTTCAGGCCAGAGGTCCTGGCGCCGTTCGGAGTCAAGACGCCTGTGCTCGCATGGGGATTCGGATTCGAGAGGCTCGCCATGCTGAAATGGGACATCAGGGACATCAGGGACCTGTACATCTCCGACATCGACACCCTCAAGAAGAACACCGTGTTCTGAGGGCACGTAATCCGAGACCATATCCATCAGCACTGATAGGATTATCTTCCTGTCATGGTTGCGGCTGAGACGAAGGGCGCTGTTCAGGAGCTCCTTGGCGCATTCGCTGTTGCCAAGCTCCATCTCTATCACCGCTTCCCAGCGGAGGAGCTCGTCCATGCGGAAGATGCAGCCTTCGTCCAGCATCCTCTTTCTCGTTGATTCAAGGACCTTCAGAGCGTCGATATAGCGGCAGTTGGCGTAAAGGCAGAGGCCGAGGACCATACCTGAATCGATATCGACAATTCCCCGGGCCGACGCCAGGGAGAGGGCCTCCCTGATCCTGTCGGATCTCAGTAACACTTCGCACATCAGAGAATATCCAAGGCACGGATCGGATTCGATTATCTTCGGCACCATCTCAGAAGCGGTCTCCAACCCGCCCGTATCCAAGGCCATCCTCGCTGCCATCGGCAGCAGGTCGGAACGTCCGTTCCTCATCACCATCTTGGATACAACCGCGGATAGGTCCCGGTCCGAATGGTCCACTATGTCAAACGTATGTTCGGTCAGCAGCCTCAGTGCTTCCCTATCCCTGTTGGACATCCCCAGATGATACACCCTTTCCGATATCGGGCATCCATGGTCCAGGCACCAGTCGGCAGCCATGCTGTGCCATTCCGTCTGCTTATCCTTCGGACTTATCTTGAGCAGCTTGGTCCTGAATGCCGCCTGGACGGTCGCTTC
The nucleotide sequence above comes from Methanomassiliicoccales archaeon LGM-RCC1. Encoded proteins:
- a CDS encoding phenylalanine--tRNA ligase subunit alpha, coding for MVSAEILEGLSYNEKRLLLALGARGGSASPAELIADKQFGLEVEVMGAASWLESKELARITERVEKFIVLTDESIVSTGLPERTAVVKINEAGGRMDMDALAEQMPGGMDKVAVGWLKRKALADIVAEGDRKFLVLTDKGKAVLNEEMPEEAFLKRLAENPVPEAEADKNIVKDLKGRKGMIGEKVVTERSIALTDLGKEVANSGLELKEEVTEVTDRLIQSGEWKNAEFRKYDIQTFAPAIVPAKKHPLSRLGAEIRRMFTDMGFTEMSSEYVQPSFWNLDVLFTPQDHPARDLQDTFYLERPKAIHIDDEELVAKIKAIHENGGDTGSTGWGGKWSREMAESALLRTHSTCSSIRYIAAHPDAPQKAFSISRIFRNESIDSTHLPEFTQIEGIVIDEKADFNMLISMIKEFYSKMGFDQIRIRPAYFPYTEPSLEIEVFFNGKWMELGGAGMFRPEVLAPFGVKTPVLAWGFGFERLAMLKWDIRDIRDLYISDIDTLKKNTVF
- a CDS encoding tryptophan--tRNA ligase, producing MPEEFTVTPWEVKGDIDYDLLMQKFGTSPIDDALMDRLSTYGDLHPMLKRGIFYTHRDMLWLLNEYDKGNRFTIYTGRGPSGNTHLGHLMPWMFNKWMQDTFGVNMIFQMTNDEKFLFKDMELKETTDMAYQNALDFIALGFDPKKTRIIVNTKNIDKLYPIALSVAKKVTFSTAKAVFGFDNSTNIGSIFFTAMQSAPAFLPSVDAGKQVPVVIPCGIDQDPHFRVCRDVAPGLGFPKPSLICCKMMPGLSGGDKMSSSDENATIYTTDTPKQVKKKVGRAFTGGCVSVEEQREKGGNPEVCAVFKYNYYMFEHDDAELNEMARKCRSGEVLCGECKMCLTEKINVFLEQHQDKREKAKDVIAEMAYDGFEW